One part of the Haliotis asinina isolate JCU_RB_2024 chromosome 2, JCU_Hal_asi_v2, whole genome shotgun sequence genome encodes these proteins:
- the LOC137271818 gene encoding uncharacterized protein has protein sequence MGRKTKLPPLRPPSCTSPIYDPEARDHGRVRLPQIVNTPLVSTVQGQNNLGRRVRPATGSHHNIAVHSVHFLPHPPNSREPATYNDNTQMPQPNFKDYQLRRPVNSQLDLTLPSINGGLSRRHVRLLQRQQMSRMTYGVNERLSPQGGPGSNQYSPEAVPLAIHGQRIYTPFTRSPGEGMEDPVSDVSSEEIFPLGGSDSTTTVQHLNLSEVPSLNLPQIPRRSPRLLTPRLMAQDYAADDMRSPSPSTLPRLPHVRKHKRKAATDDS, from the exons ATGGGTAGGAAAACAAAGCTACCCCCACTCCGGCCACCAAGCTGCACAAGCCCCATCTATGACCCTGAAGCCAGGGATCATGGTCGTGTGCGTCTCCCACAGATTGTCAACACCCCATTGGTGTCAACTGTCCAGGGACAGAACAATCTTGGACGACGTGTCAGACCAGCTACAG GTTCACACCACAACATTGCAGTCCACTCTGTACACTTCCTGCCACACCCACCTAACAGCCGTGAACCAGCTACCTACAATGACAATACTCAGATGCCACAGCCTAATTTCAAAGACTATCAGCTCAGACGGCCAGTCAACTCCCAGTTGGATCTGACGCTGCCAAGCATCAATGGAGGACTTTCACGGAGACATGTTCGTTTGCTCCAGCGGCAGCAGATGTCTCGCATGACGTATG GTGTAAACGAGAGACTCAGCCCCCAAGGAGGACCTGGAAGCAACCAATACTCTCCTGAAGCAGTGCCTCTTGCGATCCATGGACAGAGGATCTACACCCCATTTACTCGCTCTCCTGGGGAAGGCATGGAGGACCCAGTCTCAGATGTCAGCTCTGAGGAGATTTTCCCCCTGG GTGGATCAGACAGCACAACCACCGTGCAGCACCTCAACCTGTCCGAGGTACCATCTCTCAACCTGCCACAGATCCCAAGGCGATCTCCACGCCTCCTCACACCCCGGCTGATGGCCCAGGACTACGCAGCTGATGACATGAGGTCACCCAGCCCCAGCACATTGCCCCGTCTTCCTCATGTCAGGAAACACAAGAGGAAGGCTGCCACTGATGATTCCTAG